The Effusibacillus pohliae DSM 22757 genome segment CTGGAAAAAGTGGTGTTTCTCGCCGATGCGATTGAACCGGGCCGCGACTATCCCGCTATTGCCGAAATCCGCAAGCTGGCAGAAGAGGATCTCCACATGGCGTTGGCTCTTTCGTTCGACAATACGATCGAGTATTTGATCAGGCGCCAACAACCGATCTTTCCCTTGACTGTCGTGGCACGCAACGAGATTTGGCGGATTCTCAAGGATGGACGGGTCGTGTGAGCCTCTTTTGACATACACTAAGCAGTAAGAACCATTTTACAAATCCTTAGGAGGCATGTGCATGGGGGAACAAATGGTGGAATTTGCAAAAATCGCGGCCGAGGCGGCTGCCGACAAAAAGGCGAAAGACATTGTACTGCTCGACATCCGAGGGCTGTCAGTGATCGCAGACTATTTCGTCTTATGCAGCGGAAATTCCACTACTCAGGTGCAAGCCATCGCGCAGGCGGTCAAGGAGAAGATGACGCAAAAAGGACTCCCGGTGCGCGGCATGGAAGGCTACGAGGAAGCCAAATGGGTGCTGATCGATTGCGGAGACGTTGTCGTCCACGTGTTCCGAACCGAGGAACGGGAATATTACAACCTGGAACGGGTATGGAGCGACGCGCGGGAGTTAAGTATTGTCTGAGTATTGTCAGAAAATCTGCGGCAAAACGGCTGATTCGAATACATCGCCCGGCCTCTTGAGGACCGGGCATTTGTTGTGCGGGGGATGGAAAGTGGAAGAGCGTGTGATGTACCGGGATTTCGCGGAATTCTACGATGAGTTGATGCAAGACGCACCGTATGACGAATGGCTGCGTTTGTTTGAGGACAGGCTGGCATCGGAAACGGGCGGCCGCCGTGCCGCCGCTCCATGGAAAGTGGCGGATCTGGGGTGCGGCACCGGCACATTTTCGATTCGCCTGTTCAAAAAAGGGTACCAGGTGTATGCGGTTGATTTGTCTGAGGAGATGCTGGCCCAGGCGCAGGCGAAACTGCCCCATCCGACTCCGTTTCTGCGTTTTTTGCAGCAGGACGTGCGGCATTTGCGGCTGCCCGAACAAGTGGATTGCGCCGTCTCGTTTTGTGACGCACTCAATTACTTGCTGGAAGAGGACGATTTGCTGCAGGCTTTCCGGGCGATCCGCAGCCAGTTGAAAGCGGGGGGCTGGTTCCTGTTTGACATGCATACGCCTTACATGCTGCAGGAAGAGTTGGGGCAGCAAACGTTTTACGATGTGCGGGAGGACGTTGCCTACATCTGGCAGAGTCGGTTCGATGCCGAGCGGTGCCAGGTGGAATACGATGTCACATTCTTTGCGCATGTGGAAGACGATTTGTACAGGCGGTTTCAGGAGACTCACTGGCAGCGGGCTTATCCGCAGGAAACGATTGAGCGGTTGCTGCGCGAGGCAGGATTTGCGCACGTGGAAGCGGGGGCCGATTTTCGCTGGCAGGAGCCTGCGGAGACGGCGAAGCGGTATTTCTTTTGCGCGAAA includes the following:
- the rsfS gene encoding ribosome silencing factor, with amino-acid sequence MGEQMVEFAKIAAEAAADKKAKDIVLLDIRGLSVIADYFVLCSGNSTTQVQAIAQAVKEKMTQKGLPVRGMEGYEEAKWVLIDCGDVVVHVFRTEEREYYNLERVWSDARELSIV
- a CDS encoding class I SAM-dependent DNA methyltransferase; this encodes MEERVMYRDFAEFYDELMQDAPYDEWLRLFEDRLASETGGRRAAAPWKVADLGCGTGTFSIRLFKKGYQVYAVDLSEEMLAQAQAKLPHPTPFLRFLQQDVRHLRLPEQVDCAVSFCDALNYLLEEDDLLQAFRAIRSQLKAGGWFLFDMHTPYMLQEELGQQTFYDVREDVAYIWQSRFDAERCQVEYDVTFFAHVEDDLYRRFQETHWQRAYPQETIERLLREAGFAHVEAGADFRWQEPAETAKRYFFCAK